A window of the Tripterygium wilfordii isolate XIE 37 chromosome 12, ASM1340144v1, whole genome shotgun sequence genome harbors these coding sequences:
- the LOC120010233 gene encoding uncharacterized protein LOC120010233, translating to MSGNALRDLNTVPASEVKNGICSKGSFTKPCSGNANKNIGERQAKNSIPLVSTPSNGDVNPGVEIGNSEVEYIESENLSDVEDVSASLKTILAGLESKEWVMVCEALNNVRRLSIFHKEDMLEMLGDISPLIVKSLKNPRSAVCKTACMTSADIFSAYSDHLIDLLDPLLVQLLLKSSQDKRFVCEAAERALISMTSCVSPILLLPKLQPNLKHRNPRIRAKTSMCFCRSVPRLGVEGIKAYGIEKLIQAAASQLSDKLPESREAARTLLLELQAVYEKCHDLTPTAVSETPGSWEHFCQSKLSPLSAQAVLRVTNVAREGLVLSS from the exons ATGTCAGGGAATGCTCTCAGAGATCTTAACACAGTACCTGCATCTGAGGTAAAGAATGGAATCTGCAGTAAAGGGAGTTTCACGAAACCGTGCAGTGGAAATGCTAACAAAAACATTGGAGAGCGGCAGGCTAAAAACTCTATCCCTTTGGTTTCAACTCCTTCTAATGGAGATGTGAATCCTGGTGTAGAGATAGGTAACTCGGAAGTGGAATACATTGAATCAGAGAACTTGAGTGATGTAGAAGATGTTAGCGCCAGTCTTAAG ACAATCCTTGCAGGACTTGAGTCTAAAGAATGGGTTATGGTTTGTGAAGCTCTGAATAATGTTCGCCGATTGTCAATATTTCACAAGGAAGACATGCTTGAGATGCT AGGAGACATTAGCCCTTTGATAGTGAAGTCTCTGAAGAATCCAAGAAGTGCTGTTTGTAAGACTGCATGTATGACATCTGCAGATATCTTTAGTGCATACAGTGATCACCTAATTGATTTACTTGATCCTCTG CTTGTACAGCTTCTTCTCAAGTCTTCTCAAGACAAAAGATTTGTTTGCGAGGCAGCTGAGAGAGCTTTAATATCCATGACCAGTTGCGTTTCCCCTATATTGCTGTTACCAAAATTGCAACCGAACCTTAAGCATAGGAATCCACGAATTCGAGCAAAGACATCAATGTGCTTTTGTCGAAGTGTTCCACGATTG GGAGTTGAAGGTATTAAAGCATATGGCATCGAAAAATTGATCCAAGCAGCTGCGTCACAGCTCAGTGACAAGCTTCCAGAGTCCAGGGAGGCTGCACGAACTCTCCTCTTGGAGCTACAAGCTGTGTATGAGAAATGTCATGACCTTACTCCTACAGCTGTTTCTGAAACTCCAGGCTCTTGGGAGCATTTTTGCCAGTCAAAACTCTCTCCTTTAAGTGCACAAGCTGTGCTTCGGGTCACCAATGTTGCTAGAGAGGGTCTTGTTTTGAGTTCCTGA
- the LOC120010553 gene encoding uncharacterized protein LOC120010553, protein MGEPGKLSPSQEFYNLASESICSLQQMIPVESERILSHEIRQSSTWCPPQSGLIKINFDAAVRLNQNTTSLGCIIRDDQGFPMTACSDIRLVALNPLMAEASSALLALQFAKGLGLHDVHLEGDSLTIINAINA, encoded by the coding sequence ATGGGGGAACCGGGGAAGCTCTCCCCCTCTCAAGAATTTTATAATTTGGCTTCAGAATCAATTTGTAGCTTGCAGCAAATGATTCCGGTGGAAAGTGAAAGAATTCTTTCACACGAAATTCGTCAGTCTTCAACTTGGTGTCCTCCTCAGTCGggtttaattaaaattaattttgatgcaGCAGTGAGACTTAATCAGAATACTACAAGTCTTGGGTGCATTATTCGGGATGATCAAGGGTTCCCAATGACGGCATGCTCTGACATAAGACTTGTGGCTTTAAACCCGCTAATGGCCGAAGCCTCCTCAGCCCTTTTAGCGCTGCAATTTGCCAAGGGTTTGGGTTTACATGATGTCCATTTAGAAGGTGACTCTTTAACAATCATCAATGCAATCAATGCATAG